The Candidatus Palauibacter scopulicola region TCCGGGACGACGGCGAGCTCGGAGAGGCGTACATCTTCCACCGGGAGGACGGCGCCATCGCCCGGTACAGCGTCCACGGCAACTTCTCCAACAAGGTCCGGTAGAGGAGGATGACGACAGCGATGACGACCCTTTCCGGTTCTTCCGGCAGCCTCATTCCCGAGGCGGCGACGCGCGAGGGCAACGACCCGATCTTCGCCCTGCACGGGGAGGCGGTCCGCCGGGCCGAGGCGGGCGAGTCCATCCTGAACTCGACGCTCGGGGCGCTGATGAACGACGACGGGAGCCTCGCGGTGATGCCCGCGGCCGCCGAGGCGCTGGGACGCGTGCCGCACGCGCGCGCCGCCGGCTATGCGCCGATCTCCGGAGACCCTCCGTACCTGGCCGCGGTGATCGCGGACCTCCTGGGGGAGGGCGGGCTGGCCGAGCAGGCGGTCGCCGTCGCCACGCCGGGGAGCACCGGCGCCATCCACCACGCGATCCTGAACTTCCTCGAACCCGGGCAGGCGGCGCTCACGCCCAGCTACTACTGGGGTCCGTACCACACGATCTCGACCCATTCGGGCCGCGCGGTCGAGACCTTCAACATGTTCGACGCCGGGATCCGCCTCGATGTCGAGGCCTTCCGGGCCGGGCTAGAGGGCCAGATCGAGCGGCAGGGACGGTCGCTCGTCCTCTTCAACTTCCCCTGCAACAACCCCACCGGCTATTCGCTCGACGAGTCGGAGTGGGAGGCCGTGGCGGAAATCGTGCGGGAGGTCGGTCGGCGGGGTCCCGTCGCGTTCCTTCTCGACCACGCGTACGCGAAGTTCGGAGATGAGGGGTCCAACGGCTGGATCGGTCAGCTCCCGCGGATGATGGAGTCCGCGACGGTGCTCGTGGGCTGGACCGTGTCGAAGTCGTTCGCCCTCTACGGCGCGCGGGTGGGGGCGCTCGTGGCGCTCCACCGGGAGGCGGAGGAGCGGCAGCGCATCTCGAACGCGCTCGGCTTCTCGTGCCGGGCCACGTGGTCGAACTGCAACCACCTCGGACTGCTCGGCGCCACCAAACTCCTCACGGATCCGGAGCTGCGCCGGCGCACGGAGGAGGAGCGCGCGGGGATGATTCGCCTCCTCAACGAGCGCGTCGCGGTCTTCAACGAGCTTGCGGGGGGTGCGGGGCTGACCTACCCCCGCTACGAGGGCGGCTTCTTCGTCTCGGTGTTCACGCCGGACGCGGAGGTGACCGCCGCAACCATGCGCGAGGCCGGGGTGTACGTGGTCCCGATGAAGGGCGCGGTGCGGATCGCGCTCTGCGCCACGCCGGCGCATTCGATCCCCCGGCTCGTCGAAGCGCTGGCCAGGGGGATCGCCACCGCCCGCGCCGCCTGAACGGCCCGTCAAGGGAGCACGACGATCTGTCCGTGAGAAAGAAGCCCGTGAGAAAGACGATGGAACGACACAAGGCAATCCCGGTCCTGGCGCCGACCCTGCTGGCTCTGGCGCCGGCCCTCATACTCGTCGCCGCCACCGGTTGTACCGGTCAGGCCGCGCTGTCCGACGCCGAGAAGCTCGCGCGCGTGGAAGAGATGGTGGCGGAGGTCGAACGGCGCTTCCCCGAGGTGGAAGCCGTCACCGTGGAAGAGGTGGGACGGCTGCTCGAGACCGGCAGCGTCGTTCTCGTCGACGCCCGGGCGCCCCGCGAGCGCGAGGTTTCCTGGATTCCCGGCTCGATCACCTCCGAGGAGTTCGAGCAGGACCCCGGCCGGTACGCGGACCGCACCGTCGTGGCGTACTGCACGATCGGCCACCGGAGTTCCGAGTACGCGAAGCGGCAGGACGAGCAGGGCCGGCGCGTGCTCAACCTGCGCGGCAGCCTCCTCGCGTGGACCCACGCCGGCGCGCCGCTCGTGGGCCCCGATGGGCCGACCCACCGCCTGCACGTCTACGGCGAAACCTGGAACCTCGCCCCCGCCCGCTACGAAACGACCTGGTAGCGCCTGAAATAGAATCTCCAGCGGGTGATTCGGACGGAATCCAACGGGTGATTCGGACAGAACTCAACGGGTGATTCGGCAAGACGCCGAATAAGTGCCTTCGTGGAAGATGTTGCGTCTGGCCTCAGGAGATCCGCCTGGTCAGCCGGGGGGCTCGCCGAATCCGGGGGCGAAGATGGCGGAGAGGTCGATCGTGCCGATCTGCGTGTCGCCGAGGCGGACGGGGAGCAGCCGGCGGAAGCGCTCGGGCCTGAGGCTCACGTCGGGTTCCGCCCCGGTTCCCGAGCCGAAGCGGTACACGTCGACCCGGTGCTCGGCGAGGTCCACGATCCAGTATTCGCGCACGCCCTGCCGCTCGTAGAGCCGCCGCTTAACGCCGCGGTCGCGCTTGGCGGTGGAGGGAGAGAGGACCTCCACGACGAGGTCGGGCGCCCCTACGAGTCCCGCCTCCTCGACGATGTGGCGCCGCTCGTTGGACACGAAGAGGATGTCCGGCTGCACGCCTTCGCCGGTGGCGGGGAACTCGACGCCGGGAGTGGGCACCACCTCGCCGTGTCCGGGATCCTCCAACAACTCGCACAGCTTCCTCAGGAGCCGCGCCCCGACCACCTGGTGGCGCCACTTGGGAGCGGCGGTCACGTGCAGGACCCCGCCGATCGCCTCGTAGCGATTGCCGTCGTCGGGCATCCGCTGCGCGTCCCGCCAAGTGACTTCGGTAAGTTGCATGGTCTCCACATCATAGCTCCGCGCTCTCATCCGATCCAATCCTGAACCGATGATGCGCGGTGCCGTCATCACGCCCTCAACCGTGCGGGGAGGCGATGGTGGGAGCTCCTCTCGTAGGTTCATGCCGGCGAGCCGCTCGTACGCCCGGAAAGGCCGACGAGACGCCTGCAGGTCTTGGGGCCTCGCCCCCGCCCACTGCGAGAAAACTTGGTAGGACCGGTGCAGGGCGGTGGAGCCGGAGCACTTCCTCGCCCAAACAACTTTCCGGACACCGACATCCGGTGCGGGGCGTGATCTCTGGACCCTGTACACGAGTCCGCGACATGGTTGCTCATGGCATCGGATAAGCCGAGGGTTGCGGTTCGTTGGCACCCAACGGCATCATTTGATCGTTCTTCGATAACCCCGATCCCCATGCTAATGGTCGTACACTGATCTTCGCTGACCCGTACTCCTTGATCACTTCTGTCCGAAGAGCATGCGTGTAGGGAGTCCAACCCCCCCGCCGGTCGACGCCTCTACAACAGCCATCGTCGACAACCGCTCGCGTACAGTGGGGGACTTCCTCGGGAGCCATATGGTCCCCGGGAGCCTTCTGTCCGTGGTATCGGCCTACTTCACGATCTACGGTTACGAGGCTCTGCGGAATCGTCTCGACCACATCGAGCGAATGCGGTTCCTCTATGGAGACCCTCGGGGAGTCCGTTCGTTGGATCCCGGCGAGGACGACGAAAAGGCGTTTCGGTTGTCAGATGAAGGCGGCTTGGAGTTGACGCACGCCCTAAAGCAAAAGCCCCTGGCACGTGCGTGCGCCGACTGGATCGAGCGGAGGGCCGACATCCGGACGGTGAGGCAGAGTAACTTCCTCCACGGGAAAATGTATCATGTTGCCGCATCCGGCGCGGCCACCGCCGCCCTCGTTGGGAGTTCGAACTTCACTCGCCGCGGGCTCGGGTTCGGGCAAGCCCCGAACATCGAACTCAACTTAGAGGTGCGCGGTGCTTCGGAAAGGGAGCCATTGCTCGGATGGTTTGACGACCTCTGGGTTGACGAACGACTCACGTGCGATGCCAAGAAGGAAGTACTCGAAG contains the following coding sequences:
- a CDS encoding rhodanese-like domain-containing protein, whose protein sequence is MRKKPVRKTMERHKAIPVLAPTLLALAPALILVAATGCTGQAALSDAEKLARVEEMVAEVERRFPEVEAVTVEEVGRLLETGSVVLVDARAPREREVSWIPGSITSEEFEQDPGRYADRTVVAYCTIGHRSSEYAKRQDEQGRRVLNLRGSLLAWTHAGAPLVGPDGPTHRLHVYGETWNLAPARYETTW
- a CDS encoding Uma2 family endonuclease yields the protein MRARSYDVETMQLTEVTWRDAQRMPDDGNRYEAIGGVLHVTAAPKWRHQVVGARLLRKLCELLEDPGHGEVVPTPGVEFPATGEGVQPDILFVSNERRHIVEEAGLVGAPDLVVEVLSPSTAKRDRGVKRRLYERQGVREYWIVDLAEHRVDVYRFGSGTGAEPDVSLRPERFRRLLPVRLGDTQIGTIDLSAIFAPGFGEPPG
- a CDS encoding aminotransferase class I/II-fold pyridoxal phosphate-dependent enzyme, translated to MTTAMTTLSGSSGSLIPEAATREGNDPIFALHGEAVRRAEAGESILNSTLGALMNDDGSLAVMPAAAEALGRVPHARAAGYAPISGDPPYLAAVIADLLGEGGLAEQAVAVATPGSTGAIHHAILNFLEPGQAALTPSYYWGPYHTISTHSGRAVETFNMFDAGIRLDVEAFRAGLEGQIERQGRSLVLFNFPCNNPTGYSLDESEWEAVAEIVREVGRRGPVAFLLDHAYAKFGDEGSNGWIGQLPRMMESATVLVGWTVSKSFALYGARVGALVALHREAEERQRISNALGFSCRATWSNCNHLGLLGATKLLTDPELRRRTEEERAGMIRLLNERVAVFNELAGGAGLTYPRYEGGFFVSVFTPDAEVTAATMREAGVYVVPMKGAVRIALCATPAHSIPRLVEALARGIATARAA